The region TTATTAGTATTAAAAAAAGTAATAGAAATGTATAAAACACTTTTCAAGTTTGTAAAAACAAAAACGAAATAACTTACTGTTTAAGAAGCTACAAAAATTCAAGACATGATACACATCATTTCAAATATAACATATTCGTTTTAAATGTAAGATTTCATGAATGTTGGATCTGTTTTTAATAAAAAAGCGAACCTAATGATTCGCTTTTTTTATATTTCAAAAATGAATTCTTTTCTTTTTTTAATTATATATACCAGCCCGAAAAATACAATAATACAGACTATAAAAATTCCATATTTAAAATTTAAATATTCAGTTTTAGTTTTGGCTTTTATCTCATGCCATTTTCCATTAACATACTCAATATATAAAGTATGATTATTATCTTGTGTTAATGTATATTTTGTTGTTGGAAATTGATCTAAAAGAAAAATAACTATAGATTGGTTATTATGAATATCTTTAAACAATTCGTTTTTTAATTGAATTGTTTTAATATTATCAGGCATACCCAAAACTTCTGTAACTAGCTTTGTTTCATGACCTAAAAACACTTTGGGATCTTTAAACTGTAAGGTATCTTTATTATTTATTACAATTGAAAAATTAGCATAAAAATGTTTTAGTACTAAATCTCGAAATGCTTTTGGTGTGTTATACGCACCTGTCCCATTTATATAATTTACCTCTTCTTGAAAAGCTGTTAAAGAAGTATTTATTTGTAAAACGATTTGTCCGCTATCTGTTTTTGAAATAATAACATTAGAAAAATCTGGACTGTGAGCTTGGGTAAAATAACTCACAAAAAACAACACAAGAACACTATATACTGTTCGTGTTTGTTTACAAAGCATATTCACCTCTTAAACCGTTAATAAAATTATTACTTCCTGCTTCATCTACATGATAATGATAACCTCTTATTTCATCATAGTGCCCTCTAGATTCATCTAAATCTGTGTCTGCTTTTCCGTTTGCATCTGTATTTGCATAAATTGCATAACCATCAAAGGCATAGCCAATCATGGGTGCATGACCATCTTTTTGTTCAATATTTTTAGACACTCCAGTTGCAGCATGATAATGATAACCTTCGTTTAAGTTTATATGTCCGCCGGCATCATCAAAAGGAGCAATAGTATAAGCACCTAAAATGTTATCAACAGGAGCAGGTGCATTAAAAACAACACCATTAAATGCTAATCCTCTGTTAGAAGGCATACCCGATTCATTTTCTGGAGGTCTTCCGCCTTCAGGGCGTTCTCCTTTTTCAGGATGTTCTGGTCTTTCATGTCCATCTGGCCCACCAGGACCTCTACCACCTCCTCTTGAAAAACTATATGCTTTTTCGGCTTTTTTAGGAGTTACAGGAATATAATATGTGTGTGTTATTTCACCTAAATAAGAAGGTAAACACTCTACACAAAAATTTTTATATTCTTCTCCAACATTAGGATTAGCAGCTTCTTCACACTCTTGTTTAGTTTTTGTTTTAGTGATTTCGCCTGTTTCTTTGTCGTATAACATCCAAGTATCATCTTCATAAAATGTAGCCAAATTTTTAACAAATTCTCCATCTACATCATATACTTTACCGTCTTCTAGCCATATACCACCTGCAGAAGCATCATCTGTAATATTAGTTGGACACCACGGTCCCATTTCATGATCTGTTGGTGTTGCTGTTGTTACTATTTTAAAACAATCTGCTGTAGTGCCATCAGATAAAGTTCTACTAACAATAGTAATAGGTTCGGCCAATCCTTCGGCAATAAAATTTTCACTCTTCACAGGAATTATTACTTCAGCTGTTTCAGAATTTTTGGCATGATTGGACTCCTTTTTTTTGCAAGTAGTAAAACCTATAAGTACTATTATTAATAGTATAAATTTATTTATTTTCATAAATTCAGGTTGGAATTAGATTGTTCATTAAAACCCATTAAATGAATTGTAAACATCCATCAATTTAAAATCAAATATAAAATATATGCTCTGGATCCACCTATATAACTCATTAATTTAAGAATTAATATGGAATATTTAAACACACATTGACTTATTTTAGATTTTAATTTTTAATTTAATAAAAGACTCTATTTTTAAATTGATATCGTTCCCTATTCCTTTTTAATAACATTGCATTTTGTATGTTAGAGTGAAATAGCTACATTTGTAACATATGCATTTTTTCGCATATAATAAAAACACATATTTAGTAAATGAAAACCAGTATAGAAAATAGTATTTCCGTTTTTAAAGCCTTATCTGAAATCACTCGGCTCAAAATTATTTGGTTATTAATAAATGTAGATTCTAAAATTTGCGTATCAGAAATTATAGATGTTTTAAATGTGCCACAATATAATGTCTCACGTCATTTACGTATATTAAGTAAAGCTGGTATTTTAAACGAAAGTAAGGAAGGTAAATGGGTTTATTATTTTATTAACAACACAGATAGTGAATTTTTAAATCACATAAAGAGAGCGGTGAGTACTATTTCTGAAAATGATATGAAAACCGAAATAAAACGTTGCAAACAAAAACTTTTAATACGCGAAAACTAATATAACAAGGTGAATAAATTGTATTAGTTTTTTTTAAACCTAAACATATGCACTATAAAGCATATGTTAATTATTATTTACTAATTTTATAACTATTTAAAATGAATGAAAATTTAAAAATTGCACTAGACGAATTTATTCATGTAAGTGTAGCCTTATTTTTTATTATTGCTTTTGTATCATTACTAACTGGGTTTATACGTGCTTATATTCCCCAAGAAAAACTACAGAAACGATTAAGCAAAACTGGTAAATTTAGTGGTATAATGGGTGCCATATTAGGAATTCCAACTCCTTTTTGTAGTGCCTCTATGGTACCGGTGTCTATGGGAATGTTAGAAATGGGAGCACCTTTATCTATGGTTTTTTCTTTTTTATTATCAGCACCCTTAGCAAACTTTGTTGTTGTAGCATTTGTATTTACAGTGTTTGGTTTAAAAGTAGCTGCGGTGTATTTTCTGGTTGTATTTTTTGGAGCAATTGTTTTTGGGACAATTGTTGGTAACACATCGCTTGTAAACCACGTAAAAACTATAGGAAAGAAACAAAACGAAAACACTTGTACTGAACAACAATCCAAACCAAGTTCGTGCTCGCAAACAGTACAGATTACAGAGCCAGTAACCGTAATTTCAACTTGCACACCAAAACCTCAACAAACAAGTTGTACCTCGACTAGTACGCCATTTACAACTATTAAAAATAAAAAAGTAAAAGAAGCGCTAGATTTTGCTTGGTCTCTTTTTAAACGCATTATGCCTTATATTTTATTAGGCGCAATTATAAGTGCTATTTCTGTTGTGTTTGTTCCAGATTCTTTTGTTGAAAAATACCTAGGTAATGATAATCCGTTAGCCATATTATTAGCTGCAATTATTGGCGTGCCATTATATCTTAGAATAGAAATGGCTATTCCGCTATTAAGTGTTTTAATAGGTAAAGGCATGAGTATGGGCTCCGCCATGGCATTACTAATTGGTGGTACTGGGGCTAGTTTACCCGAGATAGCTATAGTATCGTCTATGTTAAAACCTAAAGCTGTAGCTGCCTTTGTAGGTTCTATAGTGTCTATAGCAATAATTGGTGGATTTATTTTTTTCTATATGTTTTAGTCTTTACACTAAAACATATAGAAGTATGCCTATTGTTTTTATATTACTACAACAAAAAAAGCCTTTCGATTTCTCGAAAGGCTTTAACAATATTGAAGTGGTCCCACCTGGGCTCGAACCAGGGACCACCTGATTATGAGTCAGGTGCTCTAACCAACTGAGCTATAGGACCTCAAAATTGGAGTGCAATATTACTATTATTTTTAAAATACTGCAAGCCTTTTTCTAATTACTTTTATAAAATATAATATTTAAAAGGTCAATTATATACTCTTTTCTCGTAGTAGACTGTGTATTAAAGAAGTTATACTTTTATAATAAGATGTAAATTTTACATGCAAAACTATTATTATCTTTAAATATCAACTATTTTTGCACCATGGAAAGTAATAGACAAAAAAAAATAGGCTCGGTTTTACAACGTGATTTAGTAGATGTATTACAAAGTGCCGCAACTCAAGGAGGCATGCAGGGCATTCTTATATCGGTATCTAAAGTTAATGTAACGGTAGATTTGTCCATAGCTAAAGTATATTTAAGTATTTTTCCTAATAATAAAGCTAAAGAATTGTTAGAAGGCATTCGCTCTAATACACCATTAATTAGACATGAATTAGCACAACGTACAAAACATCAATTACGTAGAATGCCTAATTTAGAATTTTTTGTTGATGACTCTTTAGAATACATAGACCAAATAGAACGCTCTTTAAAAGGAATAGACAACCCAATTAATGACCCTGAACTATTAGGAAAACGCAAAAAATCTTAGATTGAATTTCTCGCTGTACATCGCCAAACGTTATTTGCGCTCTAAAAGCAGCAACAATGCTATTAATTTTATAACAATAATTGCTGCTGTTGGAGTTATTTTGGGAGCGGCTTCCTTATTTATAGTCCTTTCTGGATTTGCTGGTTTAAAAGATTTTACTTTAAAATTTTCTACAATAATCGATCCCGATTTAAAGGCTATTCCTAGCCAAGGGAAATCGGTTACCTTAACAGATTCACAATTTAACGCCCTAGAAAATTTAGATGGTATAGCCTCTTATACAAAAATCATTGAAGAGCGCGTTATTTTATCTTACGATGAAAAAAATTATCCTGCTTACATAAAGGGTGTCGATGAAAATTACAGTCAGGTTAATGCTATAGATTCTGTAATAGTACAAGGAAGTTGGTTAAGGCCAAACACTAACCAAATGGTTGCTGGATGGGGTGTTTCTAGTCATTTATCATTAGGTGTTTTAGATTATGGAAAATCGGTTACCATATACGTTCCTAAACCTGGAACAGGGCAAATCAGCTCAACAAAAAGTGCTTTTAATGCCATAGAGTGTATAAATGTAGGCTTATTTGATGTTAATGAAACTTTGAACGAAACCTATGTGTATACCACATTTAATATGTCTCGAGATCTATTAGGATACAAACCCAATCAAATTTCTGCTGTAGAATTTAAATTAAATCCGAACAGCGATGAAACCAAAGTTAAAACTGAACTTGAAGCTATTCTTGGAGACCAATTTACAATTAAAAATCGTGTTCAATTAAATGATGCACTCTACAAAATGTTAAATACAGAGAATCTTGCTGTATATTTAATATTTACTTTGGTATTAATTATTGCACTATTTAATGTAATTGGATCTATAGTTATGATGATTCTTGACAAGAAAAAAACATTAAGTACACTTTATAAACTTGGTGCTTCCGTGAAAGAAATTAGACGTATATTTTTCTATCAAGGGAGTTTAATGGCTGTATTTGGAGGTGGTGTTGGATTAATTATTGGGCTAATTATTGTAGGATTACAACAAGCTTTTTCTTTAGTTATGATTACACCAAGCTTA is a window of Formosa sediminum DNA encoding:
- a CDS encoding YHYH protein, yielding MKINKFILLIIVLIGFTTCKKKESNHAKNSETAEVIIPVKSENFIAEGLAEPITIVSRTLSDGTTADCFKIVTTATPTDHEMGPWCPTNITDDASAGGIWLEDGKVYDVDGEFVKNLATFYEDDTWMLYDKETGEITKTKTKQECEEAANPNVGEEYKNFCVECLPSYLGEITHTYYIPVTPKKAEKAYSFSRGGGRGPGGPDGHERPEHPEKGERPEGGRPPENESGMPSNRGLAFNGVVFNAPAPVDNILGAYTIAPFDDAGGHINLNEGYHYHAATGVSKNIEQKDGHAPMIGYAFDGYAIYANTDANGKADTDLDESRGHYDEIRGYHYHVDEAGSNNFINGLRGEYAL
- the rbfA gene encoding 30S ribosome-binding factor RbfA translates to MESNRQKKIGSVLQRDLVDVLQSAATQGGMQGILISVSKVNVTVDLSIAKVYLSIFPNNKAKELLEGIRSNTPLIRHELAQRTKHQLRRMPNLEFFVDDSLEYIDQIERSLKGIDNPINDPELLGKRKKS
- a CDS encoding ArsR/SmtB family transcription factor; translated protein: MKTSIENSISVFKALSEITRLKIIWLLINVDSKICVSEIIDVLNVPQYNVSRHLRILSKAGILNESKEGKWVYYFINNTDSEFLNHIKRAVSTISENDMKTEIKRCKQKLLIREN
- a CDS encoding ABC transporter permease, whose translation is MNFSLYIAKRYLRSKSSNNAINFITIIAAVGVILGAASLFIVLSGFAGLKDFTLKFSTIIDPDLKAIPSQGKSVTLTDSQFNALENLDGIASYTKIIEERVILSYDEKNYPAYIKGVDENYSQVNAIDSVIVQGSWLRPNTNQMVAGWGVSSHLSLGVLDYGKSVTIYVPKPGTGQISSTKSAFNAIECINVGLFDVNETLNETYVYTTFNMSRDLLGYKPNQISAVEFKLNPNSDETKVKTELEAILGDQFTIKNRVQLNDALYKMLNTENLAVYLIFTLVLIIALFNVIGSIVMMILDKKKTLSTLYKLGASVKEIRRIFFYQGSLMAVFGGGVGLIIGLIIVGLQQAFSLVMITPSLPYPVTITLTNIIVVLLTISVLGIIASKIASVRISKSLIETI
- a CDS encoding permease, with protein sequence MNENLKIALDEFIHVSVALFFIIAFVSLLTGFIRAYIPQEKLQKRLSKTGKFSGIMGAILGIPTPFCSASMVPVSMGMLEMGAPLSMVFSFLLSAPLANFVVVAFVFTVFGLKVAAVYFLVVFFGAIVFGTIVGNTSLVNHVKTIGKKQNENTCTEQQSKPSSCSQTVQITEPVTVISTCTPKPQQTSCTSTSTPFTTIKNKKVKEALDFAWSLFKRIMPYILLGAIISAISVVFVPDSFVEKYLGNDNPLAILLAAIIGVPLYLRIEMAIPLLSVLIGKGMSMGSAMALLIGGTGASLPEIAIVSSMLKPKAVAAFVGSIVSIAIIGGFIFFYMF